The Cytobacillus sp. NJ13 sequence AGTGGCCCTGAACAAGTTGTTTATTTTTTTGAAAAAATTGCTTTTGCCGCGGGTGAAAGGAAAATGAATGGGATTCGGCAGATTGATAAAAGCTATGGTAAAAGGAGGAGCTCTTATGAACAAAACACTCATTTTTATTCTTAAATTAGCATCAAGCTTGATTGCTTTTGCCATAGCACTTGATTTATTCTTCGATGCCGCTTTTGCAGATATTGTTTCTTTCAGTCTTCTGGTAACAGTGATGTCCTATTTGCTCGGTGACCGCATCATACTTCCGAGGCTGGGGAACCGGAATGCCCTTATTGCTGATTTCTTCCTGGTTTATGCATCTGTATGGGTGTTTGGGAGTGTGCTGCTTAACAGTTACCTGCAAATCGCATGGGGAAGCATCATAGCTGCAGGAATTATCACCCTTTCCGAGGTGTTTGTCCACCGCTATATACTCAAAACCGCAGCATCCAATCACCAGAATAACCGCAAGGAAGCCGCCTTGAACCCCCGCCTAGCTTATGGAATGGAAATGGCGGAGGAGAAAGAGCCGACACGGGATTGGGATTAAAAATCACAAAACAGAAAAACCCAATGCGGGCTCACCGGCCTGCTTGGGTTTTTCTGATTCTTTCATAAGAATACTCTTGCTATTTTGCCATCAAACACCCAATATTAATAAGGTGAATTTTTTAAAAAGATAAAGAATGAAAGTAGGGTTTTACTTGCAGGATTTTTTAACACTTGGCATTTCAAAAAAACGAACCGAGCTTTTGCTTAAGGCTGGCATCGGGCATCCTACCCCCATCCAGGAGAAAGCCATTCCCGCTTTAATGGAGGGCAGGGATATCATTGCCCAGGCTCAGACCGGAACAGGAAAGACATTTGCATTTATCCTGCCGATTCTTGAAAAGCTGGAGCCAGCCTCATCCCATATACAAACGCTGATTGTAACACCCACAAGAGAATTAGCCCTGCAGATCACAGGGGAAGTTCAAAAACTGACTGCTGCTGATAATATAGAGGTTTTAGCTGTGTATGGCGGCCAGGATGTAGACAAGCAGCTGAACAAACTTAAGAAAAATGTCCAAATTGTTGTTGGAACACCCGGACGGCTGCTCGACCATATTAAAAGAAAAACAATTGATTTATCAAAAACTGATTTTTTAGTTTTGGATGAAGCCGATCAAATGCTTCATATAGGTTTTTTGGATGAAGTGGAGGATATTATTAAAGAGACTCCAGGCAGCAGGCAGACCATGCTTTTCTCAGCCACTATTCCAGCAGAAATAAAAAAACTGGCAAGAAAACACCTGAAAGAACCACAGTATATTCAAGTCGAAAAAACTCAGGGGCCGGCAGATTCAGTTAAGCAAATCGCGATACATACGATCGATCGGGCTAAGCAGGCAACACTCATGCAAATGATTCAAACTCACAGACCCTTTTTAGCCGTTATCTTTTGCCGGACCAAACGCAGAGTAAGCAAGCTTTATGAAGCATTAAAATCAAATGGTTTTCATTGTGATCAGCTTCACGGAGATTTATCCCAGTCCAAAAGGGAACAAGTAATGAAACGTTTCAGGGATGCAGAAATACAGCTATTGGTTGCTACAGATGTAGCAGCAAGGGGACTTGATGTAGAAGGTGTCACACATGTATTTAATTATGATATTCCACTGGATCCTGAAAGCTATGTTCACCGCATCGGAAGAACGGGAAGGGCCGGCATGAAGGGGATGGCAATCACTTTTTATTCATCTGCAGACAAACCGCTCCTTGAAGCAATTGAAAAAGGGCTGAACATTACAATTTCCAAGCAGAACCTTGGCAATAGCCAGGAAAGGCAAAAGCCTTCCAGGTCATCAGAAAAAAACTCTCAATTGCAAAAAAAACCAGTTTCACCTGGAAGAAAGAAAGATGTTAATCGGAAAGATGCAGACAGAAAAAAGAATGAAGACAAAACTTCCCCAACAAAGAGCAGAAAAGGGAAAAGTAAAAAATCAAAACCATTGAATTCAGCTGGTAATGTAAACCGGAGCAAGTCACAATCAAAAAAGAAGGCTTCAGCGCCTAAATCTGTTAGCAACAAGTCAAAAAGACGCGGAAGGTAACCATAATTAAAAGGAGGAGCGAAATGTTAAAAGAACGGATTGAAAATCATCTCAAGGAACCAGGAAACGAAATATACAAAGAAGAAAAAGAATTTGCTGAAAAGCATCAGCTCTTATCAAATGCTGAATCTTTAATAATCAAAAATCCTGAAACCCGCTTTACAACTGCTTATATAGAGAGAGGAAACAAAGAAACAGAAGAAGTGCTCTCACAGGAGACGCCCGATTTTTTAAAACAGCCTATCGATTATTTTGTGAAAAATATTAAAGAGTTTATGTACCTTGAGTCTGAATGGTTTGGGATTATTGGTGCTGACGCCATCTCATTTGAATTCGATGACCTGTTCCGAACCTATGATGTCATGCTTGGACTAAAACTGCCTAAAAAGAAAGCAGAAGCAATTAGGTCTTATTTGA is a genomic window containing:
- a CDS encoding branched-chain amino acid aminotransferase codes for the protein MLKERIENHLKEPGNEIYKEEKEFAEKHQLLSNAESLIIKNPETRFTTAYIERGNKETEEVLSQETPDFLKQPIDYFVKNIKEFMYLESEWFGIIGADAISFEFDDLFRTYDVMLGLKLPKKKAEAIRSYLKSTLQGDSATFDLMFNQQDGLWELNFALDDLEGFKEDMTINDAYNLIYRYLFLLAETIEEVN
- a CDS encoding DEAD/DEAH box helicase, which gives rise to MKVGFYLQDFLTLGISKKRTELLLKAGIGHPTPIQEKAIPALMEGRDIIAQAQTGTGKTFAFILPILEKLEPASSHIQTLIVTPTRELALQITGEVQKLTAADNIEVLAVYGGQDVDKQLNKLKKNVQIVVGTPGRLLDHIKRKTIDLSKTDFLVLDEADQMLHIGFLDEVEDIIKETPGSRQTMLFSATIPAEIKKLARKHLKEPQYIQVEKTQGPADSVKQIAIHTIDRAKQATLMQMIQTHRPFLAVIFCRTKRRVSKLYEALKSNGFHCDQLHGDLSQSKREQVMKRFRDAEIQLLVATDVAARGLDVEGVTHVFNYDIPLDPESYVHRIGRTGRAGMKGMAITFYSSADKPLLEAIEKGLNITISKQNLGNSQERQKPSRSSEKNSQLQKKPVSPGRKKDVNRKDADRKKNEDKTSPTKSRKGKSKKSKPLNSAGNVNRSKSQSKKKASAPKSVSNKSKRRGR
- a CDS encoding YndM family protein — encoded protein: MNKTLIFILKLASSLIAFAIALDLFFDAAFADIVSFSLLVTVMSYLLGDRIILPRLGNRNALIADFFLVYASVWVFGSVLLNSYLQIAWGSIIAAGIITLSEVFVHRYILKTAASNHQNNRKEAALNPRLAYGMEMAEEKEPTRDWD